A single region of the Thermoleophilum album genome encodes:
- a CDS encoding NUDIX hydrolase yields MNDEQREREAEGAAQAPQRHDDRGPSPGLELPERLRELLLAPEETERMFAPGSKEAAVLVPLLERNGELVAVFTRRARHLPQHAGEISFPGGRLRRGESALAAALREAEEEIGLAPARVEVVGALPPTGTIVTAFRVRPYVGWVAAPPASWRPAADEVEAVLELPLRALAAGFRLQRLVRLGVPIRTPTYTVGEHVVWGATARIVRALLRRLAPLDSGTAGEDDAR; encoded by the coding sequence GTGAACGACGAACAGCGCGAGCGCGAGGCCGAAGGCGCGGCACAAGCCCCGCAGCGGCACGACGATCGAGGCCCGAGCCCCGGGCTCGAACTTCCCGAACGGTTGCGTGAGCTCTTGCTCGCTCCGGAAGAAACCGAGCGCATGTTCGCGCCAGGCTCGAAAGAGGCAGCTGTTCTCGTTCCGCTCCTCGAGCGGAACGGTGAGCTCGTAGCTGTGTTCACGCGCCGCGCCCGGCACCTCCCGCAGCACGCGGGCGAAATCTCTTTTCCCGGGGGGCGGCTACGTCGCGGCGAAAGTGCGCTGGCGGCCGCCCTGCGCGAGGCCGAGGAGGAGATCGGTCTTGCCCCAGCGAGGGTCGAGGTGGTCGGCGCGTTGCCTCCCACCGGGACGATCGTCACGGCCTTCCGCGTGCGGCCCTACGTTGGCTGGGTCGCCGCGCCGCCGGCGTCGTGGCGACCTGCGGCCGACGAGGTCGAAGCCGTGCTCGAGCTGCCGCTGCGCGCGCTCGCGGCCGGCTTTCGCCTGCAGCGGCTCGTGCGCCTCGGCGTGCCGATCCGAACACCGACCTACACGGTCGGTGAACACGTCGTCTGGGGCGCGACGGCACGCATCGTCCGCGCCCTGCTCCGCCGGCTCGCACCGCTCGACAGCGGGACAGCCGGCGAGGACGACGCCCGCTAG
- a CDS encoding cob(I)yrinic acid a,c-diamide adenosyltransferase, which yields MKIYTRKGDDGTTGLWYGGRVPKDSPRPEAYGTVDEAGSALALCRAACDRDSELHRDILWLQRQLFVCGAQLATAPSAASRLEPGVSRIEPQAVEELERMIDRYMERVDLPPKFVIPGGTELSARLDFARTVLRRAERRVAALVAAGELDDATLVAFLNRASDAVWAMARYADEPQPELFEGRGT from the coding sequence ATGAAGATCTATACGCGTAAAGGCGACGACGGCACCACTGGCCTGTGGTACGGCGGACGGGTGCCGAAAGACTCGCCGCGGCCCGAGGCCTACGGCACCGTCGACGAGGCCGGTTCCGCGCTCGCGCTTTGCCGCGCCGCGTGCGATCGCGACAGCGAGCTGCACCGCGACATCTTGTGGCTGCAGCGCCAGTTGTTCGTGTGCGGCGCGCAACTAGCCACCGCGCCGTCGGCTGCCTCGCGGCTCGAGCCCGGCGTGTCGCGCATCGAACCGCAAGCCGTCGAGGAACTTGAGCGGATGATCGACCGCTACATGGAGCGTGTCGATCTGCCCCCGAAGTTCGTGATACCGGGCGGAACCGAGCTCTCGGCGCGGCTCGACTTCGCGCGCACCGTTCTGCGGCGGGCGGAGCGTCGCGTCGCCGCGCTCGTCGCTGCGGGCGAGCTCGACGACGCCACGCTGGTCGCCTTTCTCAACCGTGCTTCGGACGCGGTGTGGGCGATGGCGCGCTACGCCGACGAGCCGCAGCCCGAACTCTTCGAAGGTCGCGGCACATGA
- the pncA gene encoding bifunctional nicotinamidase/pyrazinamidase, translating into MAREALVIVDFQNDFTPGGALAVPRGDEIADRLNELAGESRFDLVIATRDWHPSDHSSFREQGGPWPRHCVQGTPGAKLHPRLDRSRIDAVIDKGQDPATEGYSAFENPELEQLLRERGIERVTVVGLATDYCVKNTALDALRRGFEVEVDTSATRGVDVQPGDSERALEELRRSGAKIVAGGARVP; encoded by the coding sequence ATGGCCCGAGAGGCGCTCGTCATCGTCGACTTTCAGAACGACTTCACGCCGGGCGGCGCGTTGGCGGTGCCGCGCGGCGACGAGATCGCCGATCGTCTCAACGAGCTCGCCGGCGAATCGCGCTTCGACCTCGTGATCGCGACGCGCGATTGGCACCCGTCCGACCACAGCTCGTTCCGCGAGCAGGGGGGACCTTGGCCACGTCACTGCGTTCAGGGGACGCCAGGTGCCAAGCTGCACCCGCGCCTCGACCGTTCGCGCATCGACGCGGTGATCGACAAGGGGCAAGACCCCGCCACCGAGGGCTACTCGGCGTTCGAGAACCCTGAGCTCGAACAGCTTTTGCGAGAACGGGGCATCGAGCGCGTCACGGTGGTGGGTCTCGCCACCGACTACTGCGTCAAAAACACCGCGCTCGACGCGTTGCGGCGCGGCTTCGAGGTCGAGGTCGACACCTCGGCGACGCGCGGCGTCGACGTCCAGCCGGGCGACAGCGAGCGCGCTCTAGAAGAGCTCCGTCGATCGGGCGCGAAGATCGTCGCCGGCGGCGCCCGCGTTCCCTAG
- a CDS encoding EAL domain-containing protein codes for MAAGNADTVDVTARTAPAVRTLRTGAVYTLVYVAVAAVGQALVEPSGGTATLWPATGLAAGALYVQQARRWLAPLVGLVAGAFCANLLAGTDPLLAAAFAGPAAAAPALAAAAARALAGPPAELQPRFVVLVRLAGAAAVGCGLAALTGAAAAARAFGTEPLQAWMSWWAADLAGTATLAPAGALLALHTGRLARWRKQIEAAQRALRDPQKQRALVGVAALVAAGITSGALVFAAEPSTLGFRNTLPATLPLAFGLWLAWRFGTPALASVLAIGGTLAGWLTATGQGPFANPAAPPTAGVRGLQIFLVTGALLAGAATVTRLRELALRRSLADAAGWLRSILATASDAYVALDHSGRIVEWNATAERMFGRRRDQVLGQPLAGVLGDLPLEHAAQEGRAIERDVPGPLGARVPVALAVASGRGAIAYHLLLSDLRPVRALEGELGRVREIVENLRARLIDALRDRELLLREREALRRERDELRATREHLVETHRQLEANHRELGARHSRLRDEHDKLAARAAEIERGSRELAAERDRLLAQLAAARHAHERARSELEQARARTAELDAQRASLAEQLANVAAARDANARKLALTETRAAELERSLADHERRQEQLRHELAAIERERDEALARCERLAELGERRSVELAKVHDELRTLASERDKLRGELARSEATSERLRAELDRLNAASAAERERLERAVARAERALLEQRSRLENAQAEVERSSGELERVRAQLSTVETRLAEERERHAATARALEERSHELERRSRELERARAESDRLASEVAAARLDAERKARRLEEIEPELERARRELAEADEVLQRWTASFERTRRAAALVDPDNGRVVACNQPFADLHGVRVEDIVGRPFASLATPRSAARAAQLDREVRTAGYVRWQGEHRHASGSVVEVAGEGFAIRGRDGRERYRVVWLDDLTLLRERERGARTAQARFEATFKHAPVPAVLVDRHGLVVATNDAFARTLGYPAEQLAGLALRTLATPDDTDRLADALAAAVSGENKRAQMRFVDAQGSELEAELSATALGEEAGGGALVWLQDASERRRFEGQLQHLTDHDGVTGLFNAKRFREELERELASAARYRSSAAVLAIDIDGFRYLNGALGHEAADELLARIADALRRRLRSSDIAARTGSDEFAVLLPRATLDEAHSAASGILEALRALGREELGGRPLQLTASIGAASFTGDPPLADELLVAAESALWDAKERGGDTVCTAAASGDGSAVARRLAWGERLRRALDSGRLRLVAQPLVALEAALPTRVELVVRVVGDDGELVPPAAFMPAAERFGLAGELDRWAIRAAVAELATRRRRGEHTTLELTLSASAVSDPELPAFVERELRAKGTDGRGLALLVPEAAAIATTDRARLLAKRLIELGVEAGLSEFGAGFGSFRALEHLPFGYVKIDRELVAGLAQSRTRQLVVRAIADLARALGRRCAAAGADEEAAAMLRAWGVDYVQPLAPFASGRATLAGPDYALGNAGAAGDDLRARSTELF; via the coding sequence GTGGCGGCGGGGAACGCCGACACCGTGGACGTGACCGCACGTACCGCCCCGGCGGTCCGGACCCTCCGCACCGGTGCCGTCTACACGCTGGTTTACGTCGCTGTAGCCGCAGTCGGACAGGCGCTGGTCGAGCCGAGCGGCGGAACCGCCACCCTCTGGCCGGCCACCGGCCTCGCGGCCGGTGCCCTTTACGTCCAGCAGGCGCGCCGCTGGCTTGCGCCGCTCGTCGGCCTTGTGGCGGGCGCTTTCTGCGCCAACCTGCTGGCCGGCACCGACCCGCTTCTTGCGGCCGCCTTCGCCGGCCCGGCGGCGGCCGCGCCGGCGCTCGCGGCGGCGGCCGCACGCGCGCTCGCCGGGCCGCCAGCCGAGCTTCAGCCGCGCTTCGTCGTTCTCGTCCGTCTCGCTGGCGCCGCGGCCGTGGGTTGCGGGCTCGCCGCTCTCACCGGCGCGGCAGCGGCGGCGCGCGCTTTCGGCACCGAACCGCTGCAGGCGTGGATGTCGTGGTGGGCGGCCGACCTCGCCGGCACCGCGACGCTCGCGCCCGCAGGGGCGCTGTTGGCGCTCCACACCGGTCGTCTCGCCCGCTGGCGCAAGCAGATCGAAGCCGCGCAGCGGGCGCTGCGCGACCCGCAAAAGCAGCGCGCCCTCGTTGGGGTGGCTGCGCTCGTCGCCGCCGGGATCACCAGCGGAGCGCTCGTTTTCGCCGCCGAGCCGTCGACGCTCGGGTTCCGCAACACCCTGCCGGCGACGCTGCCGCTCGCGTTCGGTCTTTGGCTCGCCTGGCGCTTCGGCACTCCCGCGCTGGCGAGCGTCCTCGCTATCGGCGGCACGCTTGCCGGCTGGCTCACCGCCACCGGTCAGGGACCGTTCGCCAACCCCGCGGCCCCGCCCACCGCCGGCGTGCGCGGGCTTCAGATCTTCCTCGTCACGGGCGCGTTGCTCGCCGGCGCCGCTACCGTCACGCGGCTGCGCGAGCTCGCGCTGCGCAGGTCGCTCGCCGACGCCGCCGGCTGGTTGCGGTCGATCCTCGCCACCGCCTCCGACGCCTACGTCGCGCTCGATCACAGCGGTCGCATCGTCGAGTGGAACGCGACCGCGGAGCGGATGTTCGGGCGGCGGCGCGACCAGGTTCTCGGGCAGCCGCTCGCCGGCGTTCTCGGCGACCTACCGCTCGAGCACGCGGCCCAAGAAGGGCGAGCTATCGAACGCGATGTGCCCGGGCCGCTCGGTGCGCGCGTGCCGGTAGCGCTCGCGGTCGCGAGCGGACGCGGGGCGATCGCCTACCACCTCCTGCTCAGTGACCTGCGACCGGTACGCGCGCTCGAGGGCGAACTCGGGCGGGTGCGCGAAATCGTCGAGAACCTGCGCGCGCGTTTGATCGACGCGCTGCGCGACCGCGAGCTTCTGCTGCGCGAACGCGAAGCGCTTCGCCGCGAGCGCGACGAACTGCGCGCGACGCGCGAACACCTCGTCGAGACCCACCGCCAGCTCGAGGCTAACCACCGCGAGCTCGGCGCGCGCCACAGCCGGCTGCGCGACGAGCACGACAAGCTCGCCGCTCGCGCCGCCGAGATCGAGCGAGGCAGCCGTGAGCTCGCCGCCGAGCGCGACCGCCTGCTCGCCCAGCTGGCGGCCGCGCGCCACGCGCACGAACGCGCGCGCAGCGAGCTCGAGCAAGCACGTGCGCGCACCGCCGAGCTCGACGCCCAGCGAGCCAGCCTCGCCGAACAGCTCGCGAACGTAGCCGCCGCGCGCGACGCGAACGCTCGCAAGCTCGCGCTGACCGAGACACGTGCCGCCGAGCTCGAACGGTCCCTGGCCGACCACGAGCGCCGCCAGGAGCAGTTGCGCCACGAGCTCGCCGCGATCGAGCGCGAGCGCGACGAGGCGCTGGCACGCTGCGAGCGGCTCGCCGAGCTCGGAGAGCGGCGGTCGGTCGAGCTCGCGAAAGTGCACGACGAGCTGCGTACGCTCGCCAGCGAGCGCGACAAGCTGCGCGGCGAGCTTGCGCGCAGCGAAGCTACGAGCGAGCGACTGCGCGCCGAGCTCGACCGGCTTAACGCGGCGAGCGCCGCCGAACGCGAACGTCTCGAGCGGGCCGTCGCTAGAGCCGAGCGGGCGCTGCTCGAGCAGCGCTCGCGGCTCGAGAACGCGCAGGCCGAGGTCGAGCGAAGCTCGGGCGAGCTCGAGCGCGTGCGCGCGCAGCTCTCAACCGTCGAAACGCGCCTCGCCGAGGAGCGCGAGCGCCACGCCGCAACCGCTCGCGCCCTCGAGGAGCGCAGCCACGAGCTCGAGCGCCGTTCCCGCGAACTCGAACGCGCACGCGCCGAAAGCGATCGCCTTGCGAGTGAGGTCGCAGCTGCCCGCCTAGACGCCGAGCGCAAGGCGCGGCGACTCGAAGAGATCGAGCCAGAACTGGAGCGCGCCCGGCGGGAGCTCGCCGAGGCGGACGAGGTGCTGCAGCGCTGGACCGCTAGCTTCGAGCGCACCCGCCGAGCGGCAGCGCTGGTCGATCCCGACAACGGCCGCGTCGTCGCGTGCAACCAGCCTTTCGCCGACCTGCACGGCGTCCGCGTCGAAGACATAGTCGGGCGTCCCTTCGCGAGCCTCGCGACCCCCCGTAGCGCGGCCCGCGCCGCCCAGCTCGACCGTGAGGTGCGGACCGCCGGCTACGTGCGCTGGCAGGGCGAGCACCGCCACGCGAGCGGCAGCGTCGTGGAGGTCGCCGGCGAGGGGTTCGCGATCAGGGGCCGTGACGGACGCGAGCGTTACCGCGTGGTGTGGCTCGACGATCTCACGCTGCTGCGCGAGCGCGAACGCGGTGCGCGCACCGCGCAGGCACGGTTCGAGGCGACGTTCAAGCACGCGCCGGTACCGGCGGTGCTCGTCGACCGCCACGGGCTCGTCGTCGCAACCAACGACGCTTTCGCGCGCACGCTTGGCTACCCCGCCGAGCAGCTCGCCGGGCTGGCGCTGCGGACGCTCGCCACCCCGGACGACACCGACCGCCTCGCCGACGCTCTTGCCGCCGCGGTGTCCGGCGAGAACAAGCGTGCGCAGATGCGTTTCGTCGACGCTCAGGGGTCCGAGCTCGAAGCGGAGCTGTCGGCCACCGCGCTGGGAGAAGAAGCCGGCGGCGGCGCGCTCGTGTGGCTGCAGGACGCGAGCGAGCGGCGCCGCTTCGAGGGCCAGCTCCAGCATCTCACCGACCATGACGGCGTCACCGGTCTCTTCAACGCCAAGCGCTTCCGCGAGGAGCTCGAACGCGAGCTCGCGTCGGCAGCCCGCTACCGCAGCAGCGCCGCGGTGCTGGCAATCGACATCGACGGTTTCCGCTACCTGAACGGGGCGCTCGGCCACGAAGCCGCCGACGAACTGCTTGCGCGCATCGCCGACGCCCTGCGGCGCCGGCTGCGCTCGAGCGACATCGCCGCCCGCACCGGCAGCGACGAGTTCGCGGTGCTGTTGCCGCGCGCCACGCTTGACGAGGCGCACAGCGCTGCCAGCGGGATACTCGAGGCGCTGCGTGCACTCGGCCGCGAAGAGCTGGGCGGGCGGCCGCTCCAGCTCACCGCAAGCATCGGCGCAGCCTCTTTCACCGGCGACCCGCCGCTCGCTGACGAGCTTCTCGTCGCTGCCGAAAGCGCGCTCTGGGACGCCAAGGAGCGTGGCGGCGACACCGTCTGCACCGCGGCGGCGAGCGGCGACGGCTCCGCAGTCGCCCGCCGGCTGGCGTGGGGCGAGCGGCTGCGGCGAGCGCTCGACAGCGGGCGTCTGCGCCTGGTCGCACAGCCGCTCGTGGCCCTCGAAGCGGCGCTACCGACCCGCGTCGAGCTGGTGGTGCGCGTCGTCGGGGACGACGGCGAGCTCGTGCCGCCGGCAGCGTTCATGCCCGCCGCCGAGCGCTTCGGTCTCGCCGGCGAACTCGACCGCTGGGCGATCCGCGCGGCTGTCGCCGAGCTCGCGACACGGCGGCGCCGCGGCGAGCACACGACGCTCGAGCTGACGTTGTCGGCGAGCGCCGTCTCCGACCCTGAACTGCCGGCCTTCGTGGAGCGCGAGCTGCGCGCCAAAGGAACGGACGGGCGTGGGCTGGCACTGCTCGTTCCCGAGGCGGCCGCGATCGCTACCACCGACCGCGCCCGCTTGCTCGCCAAGCGGCTGATCGAGCTCGGCGTCGAGGCCGGCCTCAGCGAGTTCGGCGCCGGCTTCGGCTCGTTCCGGGCGCTCGAGCACCTGCCGTTCGGCTACGTGAAGATCGACCGCGAGCTTGTGGCCGGCCTCGCGCAGAGCCGCACCCGCCAGCTCGTGGTGCGCGCGATCGCCGATCTCGCCCGCGCGCTCGGCCGTCGCTGCGCCGCAGCGGGCGCCGACGAGGAAGCGGCGGCGATGCTGCGGGCCTGGGGTGTCGACTACGTGCAGCCGCTCGCGCCGTTCGCGAGCGGGCGGGCGACGCTCGCCGGCCCGGACTACGCGCTAGGGAACGCGGGCGCCGCCGGCGACGATCTTCGCGCCCGATCGACGGAGCTCTTCTAG
- a CDS encoding sulfurtransferase: MGEYAKDVLVSTEWVEQHLDDDSIRIVEVDENPDLYREAHIPGAIGFDWQKDLQDPVQRDFLGPREFGELMGSRGISNDHTVVLYGDRNNWFAAYTYWYFRYYGHDKVKLINGPREKWIAEGRPTTTEVPSYPPQRFETKGPDESIRARRDEVLAALERDVKLVDVRSPAEFAGEIISPAGYEQEGAQRAGHIPGAINVPWAQAVNEDGTFKSREELERLYREKGVLEDGKPVIAYCRIGERSAHTWFVLHELLGYDQVENYDGSWTEWGNLVAVPIERGS; this comes from the coding sequence ATGGGCGAGTACGCGAAGGACGTCTTGGTGTCGACTGAGTGGGTCGAGCAGCATCTCGACGACGACTCGATCCGCATCGTCGAGGTCGATGAAAACCCCGACCTCTACCGCGAGGCGCACATCCCCGGTGCGATCGGCTTCGACTGGCAAAAGGACCTTCAGGATCCGGTGCAGCGCGACTTCCTCGGCCCCCGCGAGTTCGGGGAGCTGATGGGAAGCCGCGGCATCTCCAACGATCACACGGTCGTGCTCTACGGCGACCGCAACAACTGGTTCGCGGCCTACACCTACTGGTACTTCCGCTACTACGGCCACGACAAAGTCAAGCTGATCAACGGGCCGCGCGAGAAGTGGATCGCCGAGGGGCGACCGACCACGACCGAGGTGCCGAGCTACCCGCCGCAGCGGTTCGAGACGAAAGGCCCCGACGAGTCGATCCGCGCGCGTCGCGACGAAGTTCTCGCCGCGCTTGAGCGAGACGTGAAGCTCGTCGACGTGCGCTCGCCCGCCGAGTTCGCGGGCGAGATCATCTCGCCCGCCGGCTACGAGCAGGAGGGCGCGCAGCGAGCCGGGCACATCCCCGGTGCCATCAACGTGCCGTGGGCGCAAGCCGTCAACGAGGACGGCACTTTCAAATCGCGCGAGGAGCTCGAGCGCCTGTACCGCGAGAAGGGCGTGCTGGAAGACGGCAAGCCGGTTATCGCCTACTGCCGCATCGGCGAGCGCTCGGCCCACACCTGGTTCGTGCTGCACGAGCTGCTCGGTTACGACCAGGTGGAGAACTACGACGGCTCGTGGACCGAGTGGGGGAACCTCGTGGCGGTGCCGATCGAGCGCGGTAGCTGA
- a CDS encoding ABC transporter ATP-binding protein, with the protein MSVELCAGDVLGFIGPNGAGKSTFLKMVCGLTPPSEGEVRVFGCDPRARVPVGLGLVAEQMGMVPELSARRNLELLASVRGVADRGKIEETLRLVGLDPGSRKPVRGFSHGMRQRLYLAQALMEDPRLLVLDEPTNGLDPEAIVALRGLLRRLADEHGIAIVLASHMLTEVERLCDRVLLVARGEVRKVLELRDLEGALVRCATGADEERLRALAAGRGWVVEALEETGELLVRVARPLPELLAELVAGGVGVCEFRPARASLEAEFLRLLDGGAVL; encoded by the coding sequence GTGAGTGTGGAGTTGTGTGCGGGCGATGTGCTTGGCTTCATCGGTCCGAATGGGGCGGGGAAGTCGACGTTTTTGAAGATGGTGTGTGGGCTCACGCCGCCTAGCGAGGGCGAGGTGAGGGTGTTTGGTTGCGATCCGCGGGCGAGGGTGCCGGTGGGGCTTGGGTTGGTGGCTGAGCAGATGGGGATGGTGCCGGAGCTGTCGGCGCGGCGGAATCTCGAGCTTTTGGCGTCGGTGCGGGGGGTTGCGGATCGCGGGAAGATCGAGGAGACGTTGCGGTTGGTTGGGCTGGATCCTGGGTCGCGCAAGCCGGTGCGGGGGTTTTCGCACGGTATGCGCCAGCGTCTTTATCTGGCGCAGGCGTTGATGGAGGATCCGCGGCTTTTGGTGTTGGACGAGCCGACGAACGGTCTCGATCCGGAGGCGATCGTGGCGTTGCGCGGGCTTTTGCGCAGGCTCGCTGACGAGCATGGGATCGCGATTGTGTTGGCGAGCCACATGCTGACGGAGGTTGAGCGGTTGTGTGATCGGGTGCTTTTGGTGGCGCGGGGCGAGGTTCGGAAGGTGCTTGAGTTGCGGGATCTGGAGGGGGCGCTTGTGCGCTGTGCCACGGGGGCCGATGAGGAGCGTTTGCGTGCGCTTGCGGCCGGGCGCGGGTGGGTGGTGGAAGCGCTCGAGGAGACGGGAGAGCTGTTGGTGCGCGTGGCGCGGCCGCTTCCCGAGCTGCTCGCCGAGCTCGTTGCGGGCGGTGTGGGGGTGTGCGAGTTTCGGCCGGCGCGGGCGTCGCTGGAGGCCGAGTTTCTGCGGCTGCTGGACGGGGGTGCGGTGCTGTGA
- a CDS encoding DUF1015 domain-containing protein encodes MPEVTPFPALRYEPARAGRLDELVAPPYDVVDPAWRRSLLATNPRNVVAIDLPHDDPDHPERAGDDPYTKAAETVARWLREGILVREEKPALWVMRQRFTAPDGQLRTRTGFFARVRVEPHDGTIRPHERTQPGPKEDRLRLTRATRLNLSPIFSVFPDPDGGARAALAAVADREPAGRFVEHDGTSTTFWRVDDPATIEQLTKLAARSELLIADGHHRYETARTYAREVGGEGPHQRTLMFLCPLSDPGLELYPIHRLLTGIDAERRRALWQTLEAFFDLEDRDPPAPSDATDAGSTVSGFIPGRFGVVDPASGRSVVATLRRDAAQAELAQLPPALRELDAAILEHLVLRRALALSDEDIANKRGISYTPRFERALQAVATGDADVAFLLRATPIEQVRAIAADGVPMPPKSTFFYPKVPTGIVFNPLDERFEQ; translated from the coding sequence ATGCCTGAGGTCACCCCCTTCCCTGCGCTGCGCTACGAGCCGGCACGCGCCGGCCGCCTCGACGAGCTCGTCGCGCCCCCCTATGACGTCGTCGACCCGGCGTGGCGACGCTCGCTCCTAGCCACCAACCCACGCAACGTCGTCGCCATCGACCTCCCCCACGACGACCCCGACCACCCCGAGCGCGCTGGCGACGACCCCTACACGAAAGCCGCGGAAACCGTCGCCCGCTGGCTGCGCGAAGGCATCCTCGTGCGCGAAGAAAAGCCTGCTTTGTGGGTGATGCGCCAACGCTTCACCGCCCCCGACGGCCAGCTCCGAACCCGCACGGGTTTCTTCGCGCGCGTGCGCGTCGAGCCCCACGACGGGACGATCCGCCCCCACGAGCGCACCCAACCCGGCCCCAAAGAGGACCGGCTGCGCCTAACCCGCGCCACGCGGCTCAACCTCTCACCGATCTTCAGCGTCTTCCCTGATCCCGACGGCGGTGCGCGCGCCGCGCTCGCAGCCGTCGCCGACCGCGAGCCGGCCGGGAGGTTCGTCGAGCACGACGGCACCAGCACGACCTTCTGGCGCGTCGACGACCCCGCCACGATCGAGCAGCTCACGAAGCTCGCCGCGCGCAGCGAACTGTTGATCGCCGACGGCCACCACCGCTACGAAACAGCCCGCACCTACGCGCGCGAGGTGGGCGGCGAGGGGCCACACCAGCGCACGCTGATGTTCCTCTGTCCCCTCTCCGACCCGGGGCTCGAGCTCTATCCGATCCACCGCCTGCTCACTGGCATCGACGCCGAGCGCCGGCGTGCGCTGTGGCAAACGCTGGAAGCGTTCTTCGACCTCGAAGACCGTGATCCGCCGGCGCCCAGCGACGCGACCGACGCCGGCAGCACGGTCAGCGGCTTCATCCCCGGGCGCTTCGGCGTCGTCGATCCAGCGAGCGGCCGCAGCGTGGTGGCAACACTGCGACGCGACGCCGCCCAGGCGGAGCTTGCGCAGCTCCCTCCCGCCCTGCGCGAACTCGACGCCGCGATCCTCGAGCACCTAGTGCTGCGCCGCGCGCTCGCACTCAGCGACGAGGACATCGCCAACAAGCGCGGGATCAGCTACACACCACGGTTCGAGCGCGCGCTGCAAGCAGTGGCGACCGGCGATGCGGATGTCGCCTTCCTCCTGCGCGCGACACCGATCGAACAGGTGCGCGCGATCGCTGCCGACGGTGTGCCGATGCCGCCAAAGTCGACCTTCTTCTACCCGAAGGTGCCGACGGGGATCGTCTTCAACCCGCTCGACGAGCGCTTCGAACAGTGA
- a CDS encoding OsmC family protein yields the protein MKAVARRLDDGYQHEVSIRHHRFLTDEPPSNGGRDSGPTPLELLAAALASCSAITLEMYAKRKGWDVGRVEVEVDYEPAQRGAPTRFDITVKLPRHLSEEQQERLMQIVAKCPVHRTLEGEAMFREELKLV from the coding sequence ATGAAAGCAGTGGCGCGCAGACTCGACGACGGCTACCAGCACGAGGTGTCGATCCGACACCACCGCTTCTTGACCGACGAACCCCCATCCAACGGTGGACGCGACAGCGGACCGACACCGTTGGAACTGTTGGCGGCCGCGCTCGCCTCGTGCAGCGCGATCACGCTCGAGATGTACGCCAAGCGCAAGGGTTGGGATGTAGGTCGGGTTGAGGTCGAGGTGGACTACGAACCGGCGCAGCGCGGTGCACCGACGCGCTTCGACATCACGGTCAAGCTCCCACGCCATCTGAGCGAAGAGCAGCAGGAGCGGCTGATGCAGATAGTCGCCAAGTGCCCCGTGCACCGCACGCTCGAGGGCGAGGCGATGTTCCGTGAAGAGCTGAAGCTCGTTTGA